The Methanothrix soehngenii GP6 genome has a window encoding:
- a CDS encoding aspartate dehydrogenase, protein MPLKVGLVGCGAIGAEIAKAIDSGVVDAELIAVCDHNPQTALALIESLQHKTKKADLAELVRLSDVVVEAASQKAVPAVARAALAAGKRLMIMSVGALADMDLFREIKSLAKSHCSQVYIPSGAISGLDALKSARAGRIERVTLTTTKNPSGLRGAPYIMENRIDLDSLSGPTQIFSGSAIEAVRAFPANVNVAATLYLAAGEKEVLVKVFADPNIRVNRHEIEVEGDFGRFFTRVENVPSPRNPKTSYLAALSAISTLRSIVEPIKIGT, encoded by the coding sequence ATGCCTCTCAAGGTCGGGCTTGTGGGATGCGGTGCCATTGGGGCCGAGATCGCCAAAGCGATAGATTCTGGCGTGGTTGATGCAGAGCTGATTGCTGTATGCGATCATAATCCTCAAACTGCCCTCGCTCTCATCGAGAGCTTGCAGCATAAGACGAAAAAAGCCGATCTTGCGGAATTGGTTCGCCTTTCGGATGTGGTGGTGGAGGCAGCCTCCCAGAAGGCGGTCCCAGCAGTCGCCAGGGCAGCATTGGCCGCGGGCAAAAGGCTGATGATAATGAGCGTTGGGGCTCTTGCCGATATGGATCTATTCAGAGAGATCAAGAGCCTGGCCAAATCTCACTGCTCTCAGGTCTACATACCATCTGGAGCCATATCCGGCCTGGATGCCCTCAAGTCCGCTCGCGCCGGGAGAATTGAAAGGGTTACCCTGACCACCACCAAGAATCCCAGCGGCCTGAGAGGGGCGCCCTATATCATGGAGAATAGGATCGACCTGGATAGCCTCTCCGGTCCTACCCAGATCTTTTCCGGCAGCGCAATCGAGGCGGTAAGGGCCTTCCCCGCGAATGTGAATGTTGCCGCCACCCTTTATCTTGCTGCGGGGGAGAAAGAGGTGCTGGTGAAGGTATTCGCCGATCCGAATATAAGAGTAAACCGCCACGAGATAGAGGTGGAAGGCGATTTTGGCAGGTTTTTTACCCGGGTGGAGAACGTCCCCTCGCCGCGAAATCCGAAAACCAGCTATCTGGCCGCACTCTCCGCCATATCCACATTGCGCTCTATTGTAGAGCCGATCAAGATCGGGACCTGA
- the nadC gene encoding carboxylating nicotinate-nucleotide diphosphorylase yields MLRSELERFIGEDLGEWDDSSTLIPELTACGIIIAKEDCIISGLAEAVEIFQYFGLKSELLFDDGEFVPAMSTVLEVVGSARKILQSERLVLNFMARMSGISTLTRECVLLAGGVRVAATRKTTPGFRLFEKRAVYLGGGDTHRFNLSDAILIKDNHIMILGLKECLRRAKDKSSFTKKIEVEIESLEDMLIAAKEGADIIMFDNMDPAKIAEGVDVLKKEGLRERVILEASGGITLDNIKDYGRSGVDVISLGALTKNARWIDLSLEIENDEEWRAKSEIA; encoded by the coding sequence ATGCTAAGGTCAGAGCTGGAGCGATTTATAGGTGAGGACCTAGGCGAATGGGATGATTCCAGCACTCTCATTCCAGAATTGACGGCTTGCGGGATCATCATCGCTAAGGAGGACTGCATCATCTCCGGGCTGGCGGAGGCGGTGGAGATCTTCCAGTATTTTGGCCTGAAATCCGAGCTGCTATTCGATGATGGCGAGTTTGTGCCAGCGATGAGCACTGTTTTAGAGGTAGTGGGCAGCGCGAGAAAAATCCTGCAGTCCGAAAGGCTGGTCCTAAACTTCATGGCTCGCATGAGCGGCATATCCACCCTCACCCGGGAGTGCGTTCTCCTGGCCGGGGGGGTGCGAGTGGCAGCCACGCGCAAGACCACCCCAGGATTTCGATTATTCGAGAAGAGAGCGGTCTATCTTGGAGGCGGCGACACCCATAGATTTAATCTATCCGATGCCATCCTCATAAAAGATAATCATATAATGATCCTCGGCCTGAAAGAATGCCTGCGCCGAGCTAAAGATAAATCCAGCTTCACCAAGAAGATCGAGGTGGAGATCGAGAGCCTTGAGGACATGCTCATAGCGGCAAAAGAGGGTGCGGATATCATCATGTTCGATAACATGGACCCCGCGAAGATAGCCGAGGGAGTTGATGTCTTGAAGAAGGAGGGTCTACGAGAGAGAGTGATTCTGGAGGCGTCAGGGGGCATCACCCTGGATAACATCAAGGATTACGGAAGAAGTGGGGTAGATGTTATATCGCTTGGTGCTCTCACCAAAAATGCTAGATGGATTGATTTGAGCCTGGAGATAGAGAACGATGAAGAGTGGAGAGCGAAGAGTGAAATCGCTTAA
- a CDS encoding COG1361 family protein, translated as MKSGERRVKSLKRTIDLQDRDMGKKQHLDILRLVCLAVLILLLSTAFIGAVQGADDDDDDEVTYNDFTLGIGDRIDISNYRAELIEIQSVKDGIAVLQVSRTGGGLDEQRAFLENRANNFAGGAEKGGITLTVVDILDDESARVRIEYQESLGTPSRRASDRPVSSGDKPALTVQKSFDKSEMSVGDEVKVTVTIMNKGTGKAQNIKLDDAPPLPEFSYVAGYPPKIKDTLDPGQSDSAVYMMNAIKEGTIRVSAIQVSYTDSKDNVLLNSSEPFDIVINPKSVADLAIRMEVPGPLPLGGTGMANISIENVGKAPATRIEAKGDIKPPVGLEASGFERSFFEIPPGGEVNYSVMLSGKDSGNYTIHLKTTFDGGDGSAIREGSAEVVVLKREYKYEYLLLLIPIIIIAAWLYRRHREYKY; from the coding sequence ATGAAGAGTGGAGAGCGAAGAGTGAAATCGCTTAAAAGAACCATTGACCTGCAGGATAGAGATATGGGCAAGAAGCAGCACCTCGATATTCTGCGCCTGGTCTGCCTGGCCGTCCTTATTCTTTTGCTGTCAACGGCCTTCATTGGAGCGGTCCAGGGGGCGGATGACGATGATGATGATGAGGTCACTTATAACGATTTCACCCTGGGGATCGGAGACAGAATAGACATCAGCAACTATCGAGCAGAACTCATTGAGATCCAGTCGGTCAAAGATGGCATAGCTGTCCTGCAGGTTTCCAGAACCGGAGGCGGACTGGACGAGCAGAGAGCATTCTTGGAGAACCGGGCCAATAACTTCGCCGGAGGAGCGGAGAAAGGGGGTATAACCCTTACGGTAGTAGATATCCTGGATGATGAGTCTGCCAGGGTGCGAATCGAGTACCAGGAGAGCCTGGGAACGCCCAGCAGACGGGCCTCGGACCGGCCTGTATCCTCCGGTGACAAGCCAGCCCTCACAGTCCAGAAGAGCTTTGACAAGAGCGAGATGAGTGTGGGGGATGAGGTCAAGGTCACAGTCACCATCATGAACAAGGGCACAGGCAAAGCACAGAACATAAAATTGGATGATGCACCACCCCTGCCGGAGTTCTCCTATGTGGCCGGCTATCCGCCCAAGATCAAGGATACCCTGGACCCTGGCCAGTCCGACTCGGCTGTATATATGATGAATGCCATAAAAGAGGGCACCATACGCGTCTCGGCCATACAGGTCAGCTACACCGACTCCAAGGATAACGTCCTATTGAACAGTTCTGAGCCTTTTGATATCGTCATCAATCCAAAGAGCGTGGCAGACCTGGCGATAAGGATGGAAGTACCTGGGCCGCTCCCTCTTGGCGGCACTGGAATGGCGAACATAAGCATAGAAAATGTTGGAAAGGCGCCTGCCACCAGAATCGAGGCCAAAGGGGACATAAAACCGCCAGTGGGGCTGGAGGCATCGGGCTTCGAGAGGAGCTTCTTTGAGATACCGCCAGGCGGCGAGGTCAATTACTCAGTAATGCTTTCGGGCAAGGACTCTGGTAACTATACCATTCACCTCAAGACCACATTCGATGGAGGAGACGGCTCTGCGATCAGAGAAGGATCTGCAGAGGTAGTGGTCCTAAAACGAGAGTATAAATATGAATATTTACTACTCCTTATCCCAATCATAATTATCGCTGCCTGGCTGTATAGGCGGCACAGAGAATATAAATATTAA
- a CDS encoding FtsZ/tubulin family protein: MLNVLILGVGQCGNRILDAVNKEAMGGGGASKIAKYCLKPKFPSRVETVAINTAINDLKELRYTTAKDRLHVPNLHGMGANRNVGKQAFMDNRDSIMGEIEKRGDFDIAFVLTSTSGGTGSSFSPLLINELKRQYPNITVVTVAILPFREEGSIYLQNAAFSMRELMELDADGIILADNQYMKRFSGDIASAYDKINSTIAKRLLFLIESLDSEMLSVTDLGDFKTVMNGGLRIGTMGYYQADGKNNSVKDAIENSLKPNNLLYPANVADDAARAMVIIQGSREHLDVDQITKEVEKITASAGHVFKGIVVKKGHPRVLSVFTLAAAPELESIYAQAARGMQDEKEKRSRARKQLDDAFAHIEDLEEIY, translated from the coding sequence ATGCTTAACGTACTTATCCTTGGTGTAGGCCAATGCGGAAATAGAATACTGGACGCAGTGAACAAGGAAGCGATGGGTGGTGGGGGTGCCTCGAAGATCGCCAAGTACTGTCTCAAGCCCAAATTCCCCAGCCGGGTAGAGACGGTGGCGATCAACACGGCGATAAACGATCTCAAGGAGCTGAGATACACCACCGCCAAAGACAGATTGCATGTTCCGAACCTGCACGGCATGGGAGCCAACAGGAACGTGGGCAAGCAGGCCTTTATGGACAACCGGGACAGCATCATGGGAGAGATCGAGAAGAGAGGCGATTTTGATATAGCCTTCGTCCTCACCTCTACCTCTGGTGGAACGGGCTCCTCATTCTCGCCGCTCCTTATAAATGAGCTGAAGAGGCAGTACCCGAACATCACCGTGGTCACTGTGGCTATTCTTCCCTTCCGGGAGGAGGGCTCGATCTACCTCCAGAATGCTGCTTTCAGCATGAGGGAGCTGATGGAGCTGGACGCTGATGGCATCATCCTGGCAGACAATCAGTATATGAAAAGGTTTAGCGGCGACATTGCCAGCGCCTATGACAAGATCAACAGCACCATCGCCAAAAGATTGCTCTTCCTGATCGAATCTCTGGACAGTGAGATGCTCTCCGTTACCGATCTGGGTGACTTCAAGACGGTCATGAACGGCGGCCTGCGCATAGGCACCATGGGATACTATCAGGCAGATGGGAAGAACAACTCGGTCAAGGACGCCATCGAGAACAGTCTAAAGCCTAACAACCTCCTCTATCCGGCGAACGTGGCGGATGACGCCGCCAGGGCAATGGTCATAATCCAGGGCTCCAGGGAACATCTGGACGTGGATCAGATCACCAAAGAGGTGGAGAAGATCACCGCCAGCGCGGGGCATGTATTCAAGGGAATTGTGGTCAAGAAGGGCCATCCAAGAGTGCTCTCTGTATTCACATTGGCTGCTGCACCGGAGCTTGAATCCATCTATGCTCAGGCGGCAAGAGGGATGCAGGACGAGAAGGAGAAGAGGTCAAGGGCAAGAAAGCAGCTAGACGACGCATTCGCCCATATAGAGGATCTGGAAGAGATCTACTGA
- a CDS encoding tributyrin esterase: MLQILASGEKCLGDFTFDFYWQHQGSRLDMDQKIGEASLRQIVQSLREGERVNISGDVGSRLGSSLGVDLIRLGGKGGPIEGTGSIVVEGDVGRRMGISMLRGAIYVSGRVSEPMGNVIEVDSDLTGYRMFVSITEALEKGWDVMEPNHLDQQGLFIEDGIFRDTLGARNPADKTIKLEGDAGMSTGILMRSGQIIVEGCAQENTAVLLRGGRILVRGSTKDFTGAEMRGGEVFIEGDAGSFTCARMKGGVVYARQALPLPPAKRHPLSPSERTVVARALELSPMQALMYSRFGLQ, encoded by the coding sequence ATGCTCCAGATCCTGGCTTCAGGGGAGAAGTGCCTTGGCGACTTCACATTTGACTTTTATTGGCAGCATCAAGGCTCAAGGCTGGATATGGATCAGAAGATAGGGGAGGCTAGCCTCAGGCAGATCGTGCAATCGCTCCGTGAAGGGGAGAGGGTGAATATCTCCGGGGATGTTGGCAGCCGCCTGGGCTCCAGCCTGGGCGTCGATCTCATCCGGCTGGGGGGAAAGGGCGGGCCGATAGAGGGGACGGGCAGCATAGTGGTGGAGGGAGACGTGGGCCGGCGCATGGGGATAAGCATGCTCAGAGGCGCGATCTATGTCTCCGGCAGGGTCAGTGAGCCCATGGGGAATGTAATCGAGGTTGATAGCGATCTGACTGGATATCGAATGTTCGTCTCCATCACCGAGGCTCTGGAAAAGGGGTGGGATGTGATGGAGCCGAATCATCTGGACCAGCAGGGTCTGTTCATCGAGGACGGGATTTTCAGGGATACCCTGGGGGCAAGAAATCCCGCCGACAAGACCATCAAACTGGAGGGAGACGCAGGCATGAGCACGGGCATACTCATGCGCTCCGGCCAGATCATCGTCGAAGGATGCGCTCAGGAGAACACAGCAGTTCTATTGCGAGGAGGAAGGATCTTGGTTAGAGGCAGTACGAAGGACTTCACAGGTGCAGAGATGAGAGGGGGCGAGGTCTTCATAGAAGGAGATGCCGGCAGCTTCACCTGTGCCCGGATGAAGGGTGGAGTGGTCTATGCCCGGCAGGCTCTGCCCCTGCCACCAGCAAAGAGGCATCCACTGAGCCCTTCCGAGAGGACCGTGGTAGCCAGGGCCCTGGAGCTGAGCCCAATGCAGGCCCTGATGTACAGTCGGTTCGGCCTTCAGTAG
- a CDS encoding DUF373 family protein → MDVLVLCIDRDNDLGRKGGVITPVVGREANIEAALKLGMSDPEDSDVNTIFGGIKTFDEIAASGRNVEIASIAGDLKVGLISDSKIASQLEDLLARLHPQGVVVVSDGAEDEAILPIITSRIKVEGVRRVLVKQSPNLESTYYLLKQLFTDPKLSHTLFIPPALALLMFAFFSLIGYPSWAIVAITGSVGLYLLFRGLGLDDSMEEAKQTLKKSLYARKIAFITYILAAMLVVIATVNGVAYFWQYFHEPTFPGYFTLIMIYLYESIWWYMAAALCVNLGKVMDMYMEGIRDARTISYLFFILATGLVIWSTSSFILASNADLEFGIGMVESVQKLAISAIGAILITVIGINVSKRIATDSAFLPSK, encoded by the coding sequence ATGGATGTCCTTGTGCTCTGCATAGATCGGGACAATGACCTGGGCCGCAAGGGCGGGGTGATAACCCCCGTCGTGGGCAGAGAGGCCAATATAGAGGCCGCCCTGAAGTTGGGCATGTCTGACCCGGAGGACTCGGACGTCAACACCATATTCGGTGGCATCAAAACCTTTGATGAGATTGCTGCATCAGGCAGGAATGTGGAGATCGCCTCTATTGCAGGAGACCTGAAGGTCGGCCTGATCTCAGACAGCAAAATTGCCTCTCAGCTGGAGGATCTGTTGGCGCGCTTGCATCCTCAAGGGGTGGTTGTGGTCTCTGACGGGGCGGAGGACGAGGCCATCTTGCCCATCATCACCTCCCGGATCAAGGTAGAAGGAGTGCGTCGGGTTTTGGTCAAGCAGAGCCCCAACCTGGAGAGCACCTACTACCTTTTAAAGCAGCTCTTCACCGACCCCAAGCTCAGCCATACGTTATTCATTCCTCCTGCATTGGCTCTGCTCATGTTTGCATTCTTCAGCCTGATCGGCTACCCCAGCTGGGCGATAGTGGCCATCACAGGCTCGGTGGGTCTGTATCTCTTATTCCGGGGGCTGGGCCTGGACGACTCCATGGAGGAGGCAAAGCAGACGCTCAAGAAATCCCTTTATGCCCGGAAGATAGCCTTTATAACCTATATCCTGGCGGCAATGCTGGTGGTCATAGCCACCGTAAATGGAGTGGCATACTTCTGGCAGTACTTCCATGAGCCCACCTTTCCTGGATACTTCACCTTGATCATGATCTATCTCTACGAGAGCATCTGGTGGTACATGGCTGCTGCCTTATGCGTGAATCTGGGCAAGGTCATGGATATGTATATGGAGGGTATAAGAGACGCTCGCACCATATCTTACCTCTTCTTCATCCTGGCTACCGGCCTGGTCATCTGGTCGACCAGCAGCTTTATCCTGGCCAGCAATGCCGATCTGGAGTTTGGCATTGGCATGGTAGAATCGGTACAGAAGCTGGCCATCTCAGCTATTGGGGCTATTCTAATTACCGTTATCGGGATCAATGTATCCAAACGCATTGCGACCGATAGTGCCTTCCTTCCATCGAAGTGA